In Pseudonocardia sp. DSM 110487, the sequence CACGCGACGACCTGAGCCGCCCACGAGAGCCCACCGCCGAAGCCGAGCAGCAGCGTGGGCGCCCCGGTGGGTACCTCGCCGCGCTCGACGAGCTTCGCCAGCGCGAGCGGGATCGAGGCCGCCGACGTGTTGCCCGAGTCGACGACGTCCCGAGCCACCACTGCCCGATCGACGCCCAGCTGCCGCACGATGGCCTCGATGATCCGCAGGTTGGCCTGGTGGGTGACGACCGCGCCGAGGCCGGCCGGATCGACGCCCGCTCGGCGGCAGGCCTCGAGGGCAACAGGCGCCATCGAGGTCGTGGCCCAGCGGTAGACCGCCCGCCCGTCCTGGCGGAAGCGCGGGTGCCATCCGCCGTCGATCAGGACCGCGTCGCCGCCCGTCGGATCCGAACCCCAGACCACCGGACCGATTCCGCTGCCCTCGCCGCCACCGCTCACGACCACCGCGCCCGCGCCGTCGCCGAGGAGGACGCAGGTGGAGCGGTCCGTCCAGTCGGTGACGTCGCTCATCTTCTCCGCCCCGATGACCAGGGCGTGGCGGGCCGCACCGGCTTGTACGGCGTGGTCGGCCGTTGCCAGGGCGGTGCTGAAGCCCGCGC encodes:
- a CDS encoding beta-ketoacyl-ACP synthase 3, with amino-acid sequence MPGTRIAAVGHHQPEHVLTNDDLGRMVDTDDAWIRKRTGIGTRRIARTESVTDMASAAADKALAAAGLAPEDVDMVVVATCTAIERCPNTATRVAGRLGIPAAVGFEINNACAGFSTALATADHAVQAGAARHALVIGAEKMSDVTDWTDRSTCVLLGDGAGAVVVSGGGEGSGIGPVVWGSDPTGGDAVLIDGGWHPRFRQDGRAVYRWATTSMAPVALEACRRAGVDPAGLGAVVTHQANLRIIEAIVRQLGVDRAVVARDVVDSGNTSAASIPLALAKLVERGEVPTGAPTLLLGFGGGLSWAAQVVACP